The genomic stretch ctaaataACACAAAGTGGTTTTATGTCATTCATAGTAACACTAGAGGACACGCCCCCTGCTTGCCCATTGGTCAGAATGAGAGTGTGAATAATAAGATATTTTCATGGTCCTGTGTGGGGACGATTCTTCCTGCATTTCGTCTCTTTGCTGGTACTGAGTTCAAATGAAGTCATTTTTTAAAGCAGTCTGTTTTCTGcatgtggtaaaaaaaacacttttatggTGAACTTTTCTCTTCTGTGTCATCCCCAGGACAGGACTTCGCTGTGGCATGAGGTTTCCATGCTTCCCACGTGGAGAGCTTGAGTGTTAAAAGTCCACACCTGCGGTCACCCCTGTAATGatttattgttgtgtgtgtgtgtgtgtgtgtgtgtgtgtgtgtgtgtgtgtgtgtgtgtcagtcccgATCTCTGTCCCTACACGCTCCTCTGTGAATGCTCACGTCGTCAATGGCGATTTCTCCGCTCCGCCCCTTCCGCCTCTCTCCCTTAAACACCACCTTTAACAACACAATTATAACTCATTATTAATACATCACtagcatacacacatatacacacacacacacacacacacacacacacacacacacatacacttacacttacacttttGATGCCCCGCCCCCACAGTGTGATTTGGGCCTGTCTCCACCCTTGTCCGCTTGCCCTTGTCCAGACTGCAGGGCTGTAACCCCACCCCCTTTTCACAAAAACCTGCAGGGAGCCAATGAGAAGCCCTTGAAGGTGGTGCCGAAATGCCAGGCAAAGATCACTCTCTTTCCAAGGAGAAGTTGGGGGCGGGGTTAATGGGATTGTGAGACGTGCACCTCTGAAACTCCTCCCTGTCTTTGGCTCTGGTACTGCCAGGTACTGCCCACCTGGGGATGATTGACAGATCGGAAAGTGACAAGATGGTAAAGATGGTGTAACGGGATTGGTTTAAACAAGTAACCAATCAGAACAAAGGCCGGATTTTCTAGAGAAGACATAGCAGTTTTATCATAAGagtattaaatgattaaaaagtataaaaaaaaaatacaatactgtATTGAGGATAATGAACATTATTACAACTAACAGATTATACAACTAGCAAATATTAGCTCTTGCCAATATTTAGCTAGCTCCAAAAGTGCTATAATAGCAGATCCATGCTGCCAGAGCCTCCCTCTGATTGGTCACTTGATTAAACCAGTGGTGTTTTCAGTAACTGTAACCGTGTGTGTTACCGCGTGGATCAGCGACTGTCTCCCAGCACAGATCTCCTTCCTGATCCGTCATCCAACTGCACACACCCTGATCAAAAGAACAGCTCAAAGAGCcagcagctacacacacacacacacacacacacacacagtgtagtaTTTATAGGGTTTAAGGGCTCGGTCAGGTGCGGTGGTGTGAGAATCACCTGGATCATCACGTGCAAAATCAGCCGTGTTCCCTAATTCAATATCATCAAAATCCAGCTCGAACACGTTCTGCTCAGGATTCCTTGGGACTGAAGACCAGACAAatgaaaataacacacacacacaaacatattctTAATATCTGTAGATTCCAGAAAAGTTACATGAACATCTCCATATAGAAAAGAGTTTGAATCAGAGCGAGAGCAGgaatataaacctgcactactgtcagagctgctgttctggATAACTAATCAACTGATCTGGTCTTATGTGGActggaagacagagagagagagagagagagagagagagagagagagagagagagagagagagagagagagagagagagagagagagagagagagagagagagagagagagagagagagagagagagagagagagagagagagagagagagagagagagagagagagagagagagagagagagagagagagagagagagagagagagagagagagagagagagagagagagagagagagagagagagagagagagagagagagagagagagagagagagagagagagagagagagagagaggagagagagagagagagagaaagattttatatatagattcaGATTTAGCTTTACACTGGACTGTAATATAAACAGTGGAAGCTGTGATGGTTGCCAGATCCTCCACTGTGCCGCCTGCTCTCTTTACTGCAGCCTCATAAACTGTCCCGATCTCCTAATATGGCTACATgataccctcacacacacacacacacacacacacacacacacacacacacactctctgtggtgacaatattttaaacagtgtgCGTTAGTGATCCAGAAGCCGAAACATGTCATATCATTGATAGAAGGTCAGCATGTGGGcacagagtatgtgtgtgtgtgtgtgtgtgtgtgtgtgtgtgtgtgtgtgtgtgtgtgtttacttactGTGTACGTCTCCTCGCTGCCTCTGCGTGATCTCCTGTATGTGGTTATCcagtgtggtggtgatgattagCTGCACGGTTGTGGGCAGTGTCGTGGTGGATGTTGCCCTTGTCGTAGCTAAAGTAGTTGTCATTTTTGTCACAGCAACAGTAGTTGTTGTGGTTGTTGGTATTATGGTTGTTGAtgctgtggtggttgttgttggtgttgtgcTTGTTAATTCtatggtggtggtagtttgTATTGTGGTTGTTGTGGGTATTGTGGTTGTTAAtgctgtggtggttgttgttgGTATTGTGGTTGTTGGTGCTGTGGTTGTTGTTGGTATTGTGGTTTTGGTTCtgtggtggtggttgttggtattGTGGTTGTTGGTGCTGTGGTTGTTGTTGGTATTGTGGTTGTTGGTGCTGTGGTGGTTGTTATTGATATTGTGGTTGTTGGtgctgtggtggttgttgttgGTATTGTGGTTGTTGGTGATGTGGTGGTTGTTGTTGGTATTGTGGTTATTAAtgctgtggtggttgttgttgGTATTGTGGTTGTTAAtgctgtggtggttgttgttgGTATTGTGGTTATTGTAGTTGGTATTGTGGTTGTTGGTACTATGGTGGTTGTAGTTGGTATTGTGGTTGTTGGTACTATGGTGGTTGTAGTTAGTATTGTGGTTGTTGGTGCTGTGGTGGTTGCAGTTGGTATTGTGGTTGTTGGTACTGGTGGTTGTAGTTAGTATTGTGGTTGTTGGTGCTGTGGTGGTTGCAGCTGGTATTGTGGTTGTTGGTACTTTGGTGGTTGTAGTTGGTATTGTGGTTGTTGGTGCTGTGGTGGTTGTAGTTAGTATTGTGGTTGTTGGTGTTGTGCTGGTTGCAGTTGGTATTGTGGTTGTTGGTACCGTGGTGGTTGTAGTTAGTATTGTGGTTGTTGGTGCTGTGGTGGTTGTAGTTGGTATTGTGGTTGTTGGTGTTATGGTGGTTGTTGTTGGTGAAGTGGTTGTTGTCATTGTAATTGTTGTCATGGTTGGTTTCTTGGTTGTGGTTGGTGGGCTGGTAGTCAAGGTGGATGTTGCTATGGTGATTTTAGTTGTAGGTCTGGGAGTTATAAATGGTTTGGCTGCATCAACAGACACTGTAATAACAACTGCAAAACAAGAAAGCATACAAAACTATCAgcaacctaaacacacacacacacacacacacacacacacacacacacacacacacacacacacacacttacatttgcAGTCATAGCTCCACCCCCTGGTCCCAGGTCtacatctgcattttttggaGTCAGGTTTTTCATAGCAGGGGTTGTttttatctacacacacacacacacacacacacacacacacacacacacacacacacacacacacacacacacacacactgttatagCTGTAGAACCAAACACTGAAGTTATTATATCAACATGTATCAT from Silurus meridionalis isolate SWU-2019-XX chromosome 16, ASM1480568v1, whole genome shotgun sequence encodes the following:
- the LOC124398613 gene encoding nephronectin, encoding MEERITGLVLLLLLSGACVYAQVHRQVRLEMSTNGICHYGNRVDCCWGWTRESWGQCKPVCDLGCKHGECVSPDQCRCHQGYTGKTCNQDVNECGLKPRPCKHRCMNMVGSYKCFCLTGYMMSHDGTCSNARTCGMANCQYGCAVMKGEVMCQCPSPGLRLGPDRRTCVDIDECATGMAKCPRFRKCVNTFGSYICKCHKGFELRYVNGKYHCTDKNNPCYEKPDSKKCRCRPGTRGWSYDCKFVITVSVDAAKPFITPRPTTKITIATSTLTTSPPTTTKKPTMTTITMTTTTSPTTTTITPTTTIPTTTTTAPTTTILTTTTTVPTTTIPTATSTTPTTTILTTTTTAPTTTIPTTTTKVPTTTIPAATTTAPTTTILTTTTSTNNHNTNCNHHSTNNHNTNYNHHSTNNHNTNYNHHSTNNHNTNYNNHNTNNNHHSINNHNTNNNHHSINNHNTNNNHHITNNHNTNNNHHSTNNHNINNNHHSTNNHNTNNNHSTNNHNTNNHHHRTKTTIPTTTTAPTTTIPTTTTTALTTTIPTTTTIQTTTTIELTSTTPTTTTTASTTIIPTTTTTTVAVTKMTTTLATTRATSTTTLPTTVQLIITTTLDNHIQEITQRQRGDVHIPRNPEQNVFELDFDDIELGNTADFARDDPAAGSLSCSFDQGVCSWMTDQEGDLCWETVADPRGGQYLAVPEPKTGRSFRGARLTIPLTPPPTSPWKESDLCLAFRHHLQGLLIGSLQVFVKRGWGYSPAVWTRASGQGWRQAQITLWGRGIKSVSVVFKGERRKGRSGEIAIDDVSIHRGACRDRDRD